A window of Phragmites australis chromosome 15, lpPhrAust1.1, whole genome shotgun sequence genomic DNA:
AGCAATTCAGTACAGGCTGCTAGAATAGTGTGTAGTCCTACCCTCCACCACGCCCTAGTCTTCGACCAGTTCTATCAAAAGCTTGTCCTGCATGAATAACAAGCATTAAGCAATCGAATGTTTTAGTGATGGAGCACATATGTAGTAAATGATAAAGGACCTACCAGGCAATAAAAACAGATCAATAGGGGAAGAGGCTGATAATACTGCAAGGATCAAAAGTGGATCAGAGGTAATGTATAGACATCAAGTTAACTACCCCATTGACGAAATAACTTAAATCAATAAGATGAGGGGAAAAGCTTCCACATAACATGGAAATAAACTCCATAGTTCATACCATCTTCACGATCATTCCCGCTAGCATCCTGTGGTGATGGCTCCAGAATGTTCATTGAATTTTTAACTAAATCATCCATGGTGGTGATTTTGAGCATCCGCATATTGCGGTTCTTATCCTCCACTCGAGGAACATAAAGATGCTTTACCTGTTCCTCTTGTCCTTAAAAAGAACCAAATCATTAATGATAGAAATAGTAATGAGCATACCTATATATGGACTCACCAGGATTTGAAGATAGACATTCTGCTAGTATTTTTGATGTATCAACTTCTCGCAATTGTGCACAGCTTATATAAGCGCACAACCGTTTGCTTGCTTTGAACCAAGAAGAGTTCAAAATTGTGCTTTGAATAGCCAGATCTGGAAAAACAAGAAAGTTTGACATATCAGGACAACGAACGTCTGCTTTGTTCCAATAGTGGAAGCATAGGTAGCAGTGTAGTACACCCGTCCTTTTTTCACCTCAGGTTTCTAAAGACTAAAACAAATAAAAGCAAGGAAAATCCACTTTGCTGCAGCAATATAAGCTACGGTAGAGCACACTAATCCTTGTTTCTCCGAGTGTGTTATCTGATTTTCTCATTATAAGCACTTAATCGCAACTATAACCTTTAATCGCTAATTTCAAATCTGCAGTTAAATAACACTTCTCATCAGGCCGGGATACTCCTAAGGTGCGTGACCTAATAGTAACTAGTCTCGAGAATTTGAAAAGCTATGAAGAATCAACTGCGAAGTTGCACAAATTTTCACCACTCTTTCTTATCTCAGGCtaattagtaattttttttactcgACTGTAGTCAAGCAAACCCGAAGTACTAAATCTCCATTCTGTGTCTGCGTAAAAGCGCCAGAACAGTTCCTAGTTGACAAATCGACGAACAGGTGGTGACCAACGCTTGAACAATCGCGTTACAGACCGTCACCAAACGCAAGCACTCCCCTACACGCTCGAGTCAGGCGGGAGGCATCACCTTCGCTGGCGCGCTGTTCGGGGGAGATGGCCTTGAGCGCCCTGCGCACCTCGGCGCGTAGCGCGCGCTTCCGGTCGGCGACCGCCTGCTCCACTGCCGTCGACATGGCAGCGACGGGGTGCAGCGAGGCCGATGCGGACGCGGCCGCTCGCAGCCGCGGGAGAGGGAGCGGGAGCGGAAGGAGCGCGTGGTGGTGGTACAGGCGGCGGTAGGTGGGACTGGGAGCGGGCGCCGCGCGGGGCAGGTGGTGGAGGCGCATCATCACCACCGAGGCCACGGCATTTTTAATCATCTCGCCCTCGTGTCCTGCCGCCGTGCCAGTGCGCTTTCGCCGCCATCGGTGCGGCGCGTGGCGTGCGGCTGCGGCCGCGCgaactttttttaatatatattttattttttaatattatgaaGAATACAGAACAGTTTAAAAAAATCTCAGGCATAATGTATGTCGATTATTCAATAGGCGAGAATAAAGTCGAGATTTTATGAGCTCTAATGGTTAACGAATTAATTAATCGGAGAGAGGAAGATTTCGCCTGTTTAGCGAAAGAGATTTTCGTGTCGCTCGTTCAGTGGGCGAGTAATTGATCTCGCGTGGCTGAACGGGTGATATgtgcatataatttttatttcttaaatttaactttttttatacGGCAATTTGAAGAATAGTGCGTAGGCGAGAAATATTAGTTATGTAAATAGTTATCGATAGTGGTTattgttttgaaatttttggTTCAATGTAAATTTATCGacatttctttagttctttgatgtaaaattatatgagtattttttttagagaagttATGTTaggagaatacaaaatctatttttttaaacaattgTAGTTGTGAAACAATATTAGTATAGAACCCGGTATgaaggttacatacgctgataaatattatatgGAACATGAGGTTTTATCATCGCTATGTGAAACGACTCTAACAATAAATATATAACAATaacaaacgttggcatgtacaatatgtctaaagactaacctaatatcGTGTTGTTGCTGCTTCTAACATGCATTAGGGAATGAAAAAATAtcaggttacaatagatgctctctactgaatGTACCTAAGATATTTGCTCTTTCGTAGTGTTTTGAGGCTATGTGCCTTAGTGCGACGGGACCCCTCCcgtttcctttctctctctgatTCGTGTGCTTTAGCCACGACGTGCACCTTCGCTATATTCCTCATGAGCTGCTCCTGCTGACACTTTAGTCGTAGTTTTTTCTGTTGTTGCTCGTATTCCCAATATACGTACACTTCCCTTCTGCACCGTATGCTCAGGTTGACCCACCGCTTCTTGTacttattttgctccatgttaAATCATTTcatgaagtcatagataggtggaggagattggataaataaaaaaagatgagagattagtaagataatGTATGAAATCATATAGAAAGTACCACATAAGTGATCTATGTCGTTATatcggtgggtactcgtacggtcTATATCAATGCTTGTTGTACTGATAGTTGGTATACATGAAGAAACGTAGGCCATATATGTAGGAGGTGTCCTAGAACTCGCGAAGCATGCAAGGGTCACCATAGAAACACATCGACGGTTTGACCCCtggaggataaaaatccctcaatgtttcttgggtagGCTTGGCGAAGcggaggaagatattgcagttgagagagctgatgAAAGAGTGGTGTATcaatggatgagggtggggttatttatagtgaCTGGGGTCTGGTGCATGGAATAAGTGCATAGGGTTGCATGGGGGCTAGAGCATAGGATTAGCTGTGATATATAAAAAtttatggcattgatgcttgacaaAGATTCCCTATAAAAATTGTTACTTGGTGTAGTCATTTCATTCTGTAAAAGTTCAGCAAGGAGTTATTGATGTCTCTGCATGAAAGACAAGGAATACTATGAAAGtattgggcttagaaaaaatATGTTGGTATAATGATAAAATCCGACAAtttcattgaagaaagtaaGGTACATCACAAATAAGGGTCATCTTTAGCATTCATTGCATGTCTGTGGGTACAACATataaggcaatatgcaccgaCTCATACACATTCTACAACAAGTTATAATGGCATGTAGTAATCTATCGCTAAACAAAgcatgccttatggaaagacagattgTCGGGTGTAAGAAAATATCTACGAAAACTACAATGttcttccttgctcattttggcTGCCATGTCGACAtagagatgatgttgtagtccaagtttatgagcatttcagTGACGTAGGACGTCGATTCTTCTGTTGTCCATATTTCAGAGtacgaaaaaaaaaactcaccttCTTTCCTATTTTTGCAACactatttacttatctcatctaaGCAAAGCACCAAAAATCCAAGCGGAGCGCGTCGATATACCTCGGCCTCCGTGTATGGAGTCCAGCGGACACGGTCCACCATTAGCTCATCAAACTGGTGAACAAAGTCCGGGTATGCGCGATATGCATGCACGCTGGATCAACTAGgctgtgcaaccaaactaagttagagaaacaaaaatatatttgtaataaacatatatgtacacAAGTAGCATAGCACTCACCATATGTCTGCACCACAATGACCCCATGGTCGGGTCATCGACGCCGTCCGCAACAACTGGTATGTGCTATGGTTGACAACAGGCCTGCCGATGGCGATGCGATCGTACGACCACATCTGAAGTAGCGTGGGACACCCAATCAGGATCGCGTTGATGTCGGTCTTCGTGCAGCCATCGCACAATCAGTGGTACATCGCAGTCAGCAGGACCTCCCAGGGGTTGGCGTCTGAAAATTCTCTAGCGTAGAggatcatgctcctcgagaccATGTTACCGTTGGTCCCGGTGAACATGACCAACCGAACAACAACAGGAGGTATGCCTTGAGATGACGGGAGACGTCCTTGTCGCCTGCCTGAGGGTGGATGTTGTCAGCTTGTACAAAAAGGAACATGTACAAATATCTTATTGTATTAACGTAACGAAGATGGGAAAATAGTAAGAGACATACGTACAACAAACTGAATGAGAAAGGCCTTCGTCGGGATGTACTTCTCGGTCCCTGGAAAAGGCCTGAACGAGGCTACATCGTCCCTTCATTCAACGATGGAGAAGCAGGCCAGTATCTCGTTGTGTCAGCCCACGCCTGCATCCCTAGCCCCAACAGCGGCACCCGCGCAAGGTAGGCCCATCTGGAGCGAGACGTCCTCAAGCGTGGGCGTCATCTCGctgcacgggaggtggaacgtgtgcgtctcaagACGCCACCTGTCAACAAGCGCCGTGAGGAGGGCTTTGTCGTAGCTGAACCGCTTGGCCGTCTCCAAGGCCCCCGCCAATGCATCCACCTCCACTAGCTGGCACAACGGAAGTAGGCCAGCAACACGCAACTTGCAAACATAATACAATTAACGACGAATAACGATAAAAATCGATATGAAACGTTAAATGTAAAATGGACAAACCTTGGAGCACTCGTCAATCCTCATGATATCATCCGATACACGAGGTCATAGTACCGGGAGCTCCTCAGCCTGCACCGCGGTGTGGTATGAACGGTGCCTCACATCGACCTCAGGGTCAAGCAGATCTATATGCGCCATATCTGCATGTTCACAGGTTATTTACATTTgtatatgcaaaacaaacatAGAGTAAGAAGTGTTGACTATTCTAGACCTGGTCTAAACTAGTCTTTATTTACGGGAACTGAACAAATAAATGTCCAATATATAACATGACATAATATATTGTTCAAATCAACAAATCACAACCTAACACGTTACAACCTCGCACCTAGTGACAGTCTCAGTACTAAGATAGTAAAGTACAATGTTATGcatatgaatatccatcacaccacgaattacaacattaatcgatcTAAATGAGCCAACGAAGCCGACAACAAATGACCCTGAGGACGTCTGCCATCTGCACTAGATTCGAAAGGACCTGCTTCCGCGGGGTTCACACTTAGGACACCAACGGTGCATTTCTCGTAAGTGTCTCCTATTCTGCTGCACTTGCTGCACAATTTCACACGACACCCAACTTTTGCTTCATTCATGTCATTATGGAGCCTCGTAGTCCTGTGTTGCCcattcttctgcttcatcttgtcaCAATCAGGGATGAACACACAATCGGGCCTAATTTCCTttgtgaaagaaccataaatcctgAAACTATAGATCTCATGGTTCCAAGTGTCAAAcaaagcttccttcttgaagtagtcagaGACGTACTTCAGAGTCCTAATACCCGTCACAACACACGTGGTAATCGCATGAGAGCATGGCTTTTGCAGTAGTATCGGCTTGTAGCGGGTGCAAATGCACCTCTCACGCTTTTCACCTCTCCTTCATTTGTTTCTGCATAGAATTTCATATATGTGCTGTgcaatttttatgatttttactcGGTGTATCTTTTCCTTCTCCACCCTATCTTTCATGTAAttagtcatcttcgtcccataaatcaTACTAGCATTATTCAACATTGTGTGCGTTACTGCATAGCAATCTCTAAAATACTTGCAAAAATGTCCCttaaagtatgaactctacaatcctcGCCAGCGATaaccccctcacacctttcatcacctaGTTGTAGACAtatactaaatttgtagtcataatgttGTACCTAGCCTCATTTGTGTCATAGAGAATATCTCACTTCTCCTTTAgttcattctcaatccactcactAAATGACCTGATAGATGACCCGGTCATCGtgatgccagcttcattgtcCTTTGGCaaggactcaagaggtactggttcaTCCTCTGACTCACTCATAGGCCTCCCTGCACGCTtctgtgtttgtttgtttttatcTCATCAAGTGTCttccaaagatcatcaaacttCTGCTGTTGGTTCTGACTACACAACCACTTGAATATTTTCATGAGGCTCTTATTCTTGAATTggcggaagaagtttgcaccaaaatgcttcatgcaccacctactctgcagatctagccacacaggtccaatcaagccatcatccattccattttgcagatccaGAATTGCCTTGAGCATCCAGCATACCGGTCATCTATAATGCACACGTTCGGCCGATCacaaacaattatcatcctcacactgTACAAAAACTAATATCAACTTCTATTGTTCTCACCCTCCGCAAATACGAAGGCCAACAGTTAGAACTTGATTGTTCCCATCGGCCCCAATAGCAGTTAGGATCTGTCCCATGAACTTGTCGGTAAGGAAAGTGCCGTCTATGCACAAGATAGGCGGACAATGtttgaaagctttgatacatgccCCTGTTACGAAGAAACACCGCTTCAAGGCGTACTTTCTAGGTTTGGACATCAATGagtacttatcaatgtcataATACGTCATCGGattccttcgagcaatggtctaTAATAAATGTGGTAGATCCTCATACGACGCTTCGTAcatcccgaacctcatctcgattgccttcctcttcgccctccatgccttgttgtagctaaTAGTGGACTTGTACTTCTCAATTTGCCTAATTATGGACCCAGgttcgtagttcaggttgttcacaatctggacgtacatcacattggcgacaACGGATGAGGTTATGTTCCtgtggctgggctcaagttcgtcTATCATGCAAGTATGCTTGACCAtaatcgacacctcccaatagtcaacccactttccTTTGAAGCCGTGCACCCACCATGGGCAATCTTCATTTCGCACATTTgatatcatattccttcttgcttgacttgacaacataaaacttcCGCCAAAGTGATGTCGTTCATTGTGTCACagcatccttcatggcctgatCGGTAGGATACGTGGCACATTGagtcacctcattctgcgtataccTACAGGTcacttgattcccctcattcaccacaaggttgttgaagttgggattgtccCAGTCCGCGAGAACCGgagcatcatcctcatcatttgagatgtcatactcaggggATTCGTTAGCCTCACAATAATCCCGCTCCATCTGtttaattagagaagggatttgttccccctcgtctgcctcaccgATAGGCTCATTcgaataatccggtgaataTGCACCATCAAGATCGATATGCTCCTcttactcttcctcatcaccctcctcctacATGTACCCCACACCCTGCATCTTCCCAACTGTCTTCTTATTCTTTCATTgtacaagcaacataggaggtcAACCTCTATGCACAACATCTTGTAGGTACCTCTTCCACACTTTATCTTTCCAGAGCGGGAACATCTCTCAGTACATACCTTCTTTGTAATGGTTGCCCACAATATGAATGGTCATCTCTCGGATCTTGAGGTCTATTTTAAAACTTCGCATCAACCAGACATACAAGTGTTcgacacttttgtgcataggtTTGGAGATACCCTTATCCATTAACTGAAATACGAACAATACTATCCCTTccagaccatataatatttcactgtccctataaaaaaaatctaaaactatCACATATCCAACATACCTGGCAACCATTgacaaaaaccctaacattattgcaatagcacataaataattatgtaaaactacatctcCAATGAAAAATTCATTAAACATAatccaacatgtaatctatactgcaataAAATATTCTTGAGCCGTACATACAATACCTCTAAATCATACATCTACCACATCAGTTAtgactacactatatctaaaacCTACATTTAATACctaatatatgtctaaatactacatttAATTGCTAAAATAAGCGTATAAACgtgatctaattgctaaactatatcaaactctaattctaaaactagatctacattctaacctacgtctagtgactatcctactagatttgtaaaaaaaattctagatctagCACCTAACCTATGTTAAAACATAGCACTAGTAACTATCCTACTAGACTTATaaataaataagagaaaaaaatatacttttttCCTTTGGCAGGACTTCGTCGGACAATTtccccctctcccctcccctccattcctctcctctcccctcctctcaATATAGTGAGAAACAAATGAGGTGTGACTTCGGCAGGGCCAACCATGCCAGTTTAAATACCCAAAAGGTCTCGCCCCTAGGGGCGAGACCTTTTGGGTGGACCCGCGCGATGgcaactgtcggaggatgaactccagtcgcagggatcccgagagacccctttttagagattcggccggggggatgatcctggataagcttgtttgggaaataagcgggaacggaaacaaatgcgatggctggtgggagatgatcgccctaatgcgagaaaaatgggtgcaccggggtttagacaggttcgggccgcacggaggcgtaacaccctactcctgtgtgagcgctatatttatccttgaagggaattcttcaaggatgtatctggttccaaggggagagccgtttacaaagagcttgaggctctcgtgttctagcttggcttgagctggttcgagcgtctgcgtcctcttcttcataCACTTCCGGTCccttttttacgtgttctccatcctttccttttataggcgcgccgacctcaacatatcctgaatgggaaagaggggatgcgaatgccaagataccacggagaaaggcgtaatcattttgtcttggcgaagtgacaggggcggtggagaaatgcggcgcgcatccgaccacccgccactgtggaagccctcgggcgccataaagggggcccaccgggcagcctcagaggtgcccggtgcgcccaccctgtcttgttcttctgccagggcagggtggcaggcggagcgcttcgattctggcaacgttatcccgaggcacccggatgaaacgggacgggacccgtgcatttaatggacccacgcccccctgccagtgcatggcagggtctgacactggggcgtgggcagctgagaatgt
This region includes:
- the LOC133893332 gene encoding 5-formyltetrahydrofolate cyclo-ligase, mitochondrial-like — protein: MIKNAVASVVMMRLHHLPRAAPAPSPTYRRLYHHHALLPLPLPLPRLRAAASASASLHPVAAMSTAVEQAVADRKRALRAEVRRALKAISPEQRASEDLAIQSTILNSSWFKASKRLCAYISCAQLREVDTSKILAECLSSNPGQEEQVKHLYVPRVEDKNRNMRMLKITTMDDLVKNSMNILEPSPQDASGNDREDVLSASSPIDLFLLPGQAFDRTGRRLGRGGGYYDTFLLKYHELAKEKGWSQPLLVALSYSVQIMEEGIIPVNSTDVPIDSLVSSSGVIPISPAASERM